AGGGCAAGAGCAAACCACCCGTTATACGGGTGGTTATGATTCAGAAGGAAAAGTTAGATTCCGTATCTATCCAATAAAATATACACAAGTCAGGCTTGATTTGACAACGGCAATACTTAATGTTACTGGCTTTACTCAAACTTATACTCTATATATCATTAATTCTCCTCATAATATCCCATTTGAACTCGGTAGCCCAACGATACAAGAAATGGGAGAAGGTAATATAATTAAACAAGATTCGTCTTCTTCTTCAAAAAATTTTCATGTCCAAATACCGGCTTATCAGCCTGCTTATACCACAGATGGAATTCTGTTTTTTATAAGCCGTGACTTACATGATAAACCAAAATTACTTGAACCTATATATAAGGTTAATAATGTTAATGAGTTATCAAATGAAGCTTTTAGCTTGTTATACAGTGAATTGCCCATTAACAAGCGGGTTGAGTTTTATTATCTTATTTCTTCTGTAGAAGGTGAGGTGAGGAAATCTTACCCAATTACATTAGAGTATATTGGTAACGACTCATCTAACGAAGATGTCTACGATAAAGTTAAAGTATATACCAGTCATGCAACACTACCCATTGATGTATATAGTGAGGAAAATGAAACTTTTGAGTGGCATGGCATCATTCTAAGCATGATAAATAGTAACAAAAAACCTGGTCAAAGCGCTAAGGGGGTAACAGGGCTGTATGTGGTGATTATGGGAACTAATGATCAAAATAATAAAAATCTACCACAACTTGGTAGCAAGGGATGTTTGAATGTTTATGTTAAAACACCAACATCCAGAAACAGGGTGAGATCTCATATATTTAGTAAGGCTATTTAGGTTAAATAAAGACCAGAATATAACTTCTTATAGCTCTTTCTCTCATTAAAACGATAAGATCACGCTATTCCATAAAAATAGCGATCGTAATAATGAGTATTTTTAACTTTATCAGTAAGATCGATGACCCGCGTTCTGATATCAATAAAAAGCATGAGTTAATGGATGTGATTTTTTTGGCTTTTGCAGCCGTGTTATGCGGGGCTTCTGGCTGGAAAGCGATTCAAGAGTTTGGTGAGATACAAATTGAGTGGCTTAAAAAATATACGCGCTTTACTCATGGCATTCCTCGTCGTCACTGTATTGCTAATATTATCAAAATGATAGAGCAGGATGCACTGGTTGAAGCCTTTTATGACTGGATCAACCAGCGCCGGGTCAAGGCAGGGAGAAGCCTTATCGCTATTGACGGAAAAACGATGAGAGGCACTTGCAAAGGCACCCTGTTTGAAGCCCTCCATGTGGTCAGTGCTTATGATGTCGAGTCCGGTGTTGCCCTATATCATCGGGTCGCAGAAAGTAAAGGGAAAGAAGGCCCAGTCGCAAGGCAACTCATTGAATTATTGGCGCTTGATGGGGCTGTAGTCACGATGGATGCCCTGCATTGTCAGAAAGAAACCCTTGAGTTAATTACCCAACGAGGCGGCGATTTTATTGTGGGTGTCAAAGGTAATCAAAAAAGTCTGGCTGAGTTTGTTAAATCCCATTTTGCTGCACATTATGAAAGTCATGAACTTGTTGAATTTACAGAAAAAAGCAGTGGTCATGGACGAGAGGAGTTCCGTCATGTTATGCAAATTAGTGCGACGTTGTCAGAAGAATTTCAGGCAAAATGGCCTTCAATACAATCGGTTATCGAAGTGGTCAGTGAACGAAGTGTGAAAGGCCACCCCCCTCACCGTGATTCACGCTGGTATGTCAGTTCACTCCCTTTAGATGCGGAGCTAGCGGCCACGGCAATAAGAAAGCATTGGTCGGTGGAAAATGAGCTGCACTGGGTTTTGGACGTCACTTTTCGGGAAGATGCAATCTCGCTGAAAGATCCTGATGGGGCGGCACAAATGGCCCTTTTTAATCGAATTGCATTAAATGTGATTAAACAAAATACCAGTATAAAGGACAGTCAGGCCGCTAAACGCCGAAGAGCAATGTGGTCAGCGGAATTCCGTAGTCAGCTTATATTTGATTAAACTTAATACAAAGTGGAATCCCGCCCTGCATCCAGAAATACTCATAAGAGTTACCAGTTTTCGTTATCTACTGCTGATTCGGGAAAACAAACAGGCCATGTTATAGTTAATATCCCATACTGTGACATTAATCGAGCTGGGCCTTCATTCTCCAAAGGGTTAGGGACACTTTCTTTTGATTATTATATCGAAAATAGTGATGGTTCTAAAACGTATAGCAAAAAATGGACTACCAAAATTAATACTGTATTACCAAGCCAGGCTCATGATGATAATGATGGATGTGATTCTTTATAAATAAATTATCAATTATTGTATTTTGATATAATAAAAATCCTTAAGATAAGGAAATGATATGAAAAATAATCTATCAATCGATGAAAGATCCATATCAATATATTTTGAAAAAGAATTCTTGCAAATATTAGATTATGATAGCACTCCACCTAATGGTGATTGTATTAAGGCAGTTGCATTAATCAAAAATAAAGAAGGAAAACCATTACCAAATGTTTCCGTTGATATCCTTGAGAAAGAGGGTGCTTATTTTGGATTGGTTAGTATTTATCATTCCGATAAAGAAAAATTTGTCGAAATTAAAAGCCTTTCTTCTGAACAAAAATACTTTTCTATTACTTCAGATAAAAATGGAGAATTGATTTTTTATATTTATCCTAAAAAATCAACATCAGTGATATTTCAAGTTGATTCTATGGTA
The sequence above is drawn from the Xenorhabdus ishibashii genome and encodes:
- a CDS encoding ISAs1 family transposase gives rise to the protein MSIFNFISKIDDPRSDINKKHELMDVIFLAFAAVLCGASGWKAIQEFGEIQIEWLKKYTRFTHGIPRRHCIANIIKMIEQDALVEAFYDWINQRRVKAGRSLIAIDGKTMRGTCKGTLFEALHVVSAYDVESGVALYHRVAESKGKEGPVARQLIELLALDGAVVTMDALHCQKETLELITQRGGDFIVGVKGNQKSLAEFVKSHFAAHYESHELVEFTEKSSGHGREEFRHVMQISATLSEEFQAKWPSIQSVIEVVSERSVKGHPPHRDSRWYVSSLPLDAELAATAIRKHWSVENELHWVLDVTFREDAISLKDPDGAAQMALFNRIALNVIKQNTSIKDSQAAKRRRAMWSAEFRSQLIFD